From Jiangella mangrovi:
CGGCGTCCGCCGGGCCGGCCTCGACGATCCGGCCCAGGTACATGACGGCGATGACGTCGCTCACATAGCGCACCACCGAGAGGTCGTGCGAGATGAACAGCATCGTCAGCCCGAGCCGGCGCTGCAGGTCGCGGACCAGGTTGAGCACCGCGCCCTGCACCGAGACGTCGAGCGCCGACGTGATCTCGTCGGCCAGCACCACCTCGGGCTCGGCGGCCAGCGCACGCGCCAGCGCGACCCGCTGCCGCTGCCCGCCGGACAGTCCCGACGGCAGCGACCGGGCGCGCGCCGGGTCGAGGTCGACCAGTTCGAGCAACCGGGCGACCTCGGCGGCCCGGGCGGTGCGCCCGCGACGGCCGCGCAGCGCCTCGGCGATCGACTCGCCGACGGTCATCCGCGGGTCCAGCGAGGCGTGCGGGTCCTGGAAGACCAGTTGCAGCCGACGGCGCTCGCGGCGGGTCCGCAGCGGCGCGCCGTCCAGCCGGATCTCCCCGGACGTCGTCGGGACCAGCCCGACGGCGGCCTTGGCCAGCGTCGACTTGCCGGAGCCGGACTCGCCGACCAGCCCGACGACCGACCCCGCGGGCACCGTGAGGTCGACGCCGTCGACGGCGGTCAGCGCGGACCGGCCGGTGCCGAACCGGACGGTCGTGCCCTCGAACGACAGCTCCCTCATGCCCGTCCTCCCGCAGTGTCCAGTGCGTCCAGCGCCAGGTCCAGCGGCTGCGTGCGCGGGTGCCAGCAGGCGGCCCGCTGTCCCGGGACGGAGCCGGCGGCGGCGAGGCTCGGCCGGACCCGGCAGGCGTCGTCGGCGAAGCCGCACCGCGGGGCGAACGCGCAGCCCTCGGGCCGGTCGGCGGGGTCCGGCGGACGCCCCGGGATCGTCGCCAGCGGCCGCTCGCGGTTGGTCGCCAGGTCGGGCACGGACGCCAGCAGCGCCCGGGTGTACGGGTGCGCGGCCGCGCCCAGCTGCCCGACCGGCAGCTCCTCGACCACGCGGCCGGCGTACATGACGACGACCCGCTCGCACACTTGGGCGACGACGGCGATGTCGTGCGAGATCAGGACGACGGCCGCCCCGGTGTCGGACTGCACGTCCTTCAGCAGCCGCAGCACCTGCCGCTGCACGGTGACGTCGAGAGCCGTCGTCGGCTCGTCGGCGATGATCAGCTCCGGCGTGCTCATCAGGCCCATCGCGATCATGGCGCGCTGGCGCATGCCGCCGGAGAACTCGTGCGGGTACTGGCGCGCCCGCCGCTCCGGCGCCGGCACCCGGACGGTGCGCAGCCGGTCGACGGCGCGGGCCAGGGCGGCGCGGCGGCCCTGCCCCTCGTGCACCCGGGTCACCTCGGCCAGCTGGGCGCCCACCCGCATCGACGGGTTGAACGAGGTCATCGGGTCCTGGAAGACCATGGCGACCTTGGTGCCGAGCAGCTCGCGGACCTCGGCCTCGGGCCGTCCCCGCGGCTCGGCGCCGGCGACCTCGAGCCGGGCCGCCGTGACGTGCGCGTCGTCCGGGGCGAGCTGGGCGGCGGCGAGCGCGGTGAGGCTCTTGCCGGAGCCGGACTCGCCCACGATGCCGACGGTCTCGCCGCGGCGGACGGTGAGGCTCACGCCGTCGACGGGATGTGTCCAGCCGCCGGGCGCGGGGAAGCCGACCCGGAGGTCGTCGGCCACGAGGACGGCGCTGCCGTCACCCTGCGCGGGTGCCGCGGGAGCCGCAGCTGACGCCGTCCCCTCGGGAGGACGGCGGCGTCGCACCGCACGCACCCCCACGACCTGCGCGATCGACTCGCCGAGCAGGGTGAAGGCGAGCCCGGCGACCACGACGGCGACACCGGGGGCCAGCGCCGCGGCCGGGTTGATGTAGATGCGGTCCAGGCCCTCGCCCAGCAGCCGGCCCCAGTCGTAGGCCGGCGGCTGCACGCCCAGGCCCAGGAAGGACAGCCCGGCGAACGCCAGCAGCGCGCCACCGGCCAGGACCGTGGCGTTGACCACCAGCGGCTCGCCGACGTTCGGCAGCAGGTGCCGGACGATGAGCCGGAACCGGCCGACGCCGGCGACCCGCGCGGCCGCCACGAAGTCACGTCCGGACACCGCCGCCACGTTGGTCTGCACGAGCCGGGCGAACGACGGGGCGCCGGCCAGCCCGATCGCCAGCACCGCCCCGCGCGCGCCGACGCCGAAGATCACCGCGAAGAACAGCGCCAGCAGCAGGCCGGGGAACGCGACCGCCAGGTTCACCGTGCCCGTCACCAGCCGGCCGGCCCGCCGCCCGAGCACCGCCGGCAGCACGCCCAGGAGCACCCCCACGACCACACAGATCGCCGTGGCCAGCAGTGCCAGTCCGAGGGAGTACCGCGTCGCCACCAGGACCCGCAGCATGATGTCGCGGCCCAGCGCGTCGGTGCCCAGCGGGTGCTCCGCCGTCGAGCCCTGCGAGAGCGCCGCGGGGTCGGTCTCCTCGGCGGCGTCGCCCCACAGCAGCGGCGCGACGATCGCCAGGATCGCCAGGAGCACGAGCAGCCCGGCCGCGACCGCGCCGACGGGGTTGTGCAGGGCCGCCTTCCACTGGTCCCGCCCCATCAGCCCTCCCTGATCGTGGAGCGCGGGTCGGCGAGCGCCAGCAGCACGTCGACGACGAGGTTCACCAGCAGGACCGCGGCGCCGTAGACCAGCACGATGCCCTGCACGACGGGGTAGTCCTTCGACAGGATCGACGAGACGATCGTCATGCCCATGCCGGGCCAGGCGAACACGTTCTCGACCAGGACGGTGCCGACGATCATGCCGCTGAGCAGCAGCCCGCCGATGGTCAGCGTCGAGGTCAGCGCGTTCGGGAAGACATGGCGCAGATACGCGCGCAGCGGCGGCAGCCGTTTCGCCCGCGCGGTGCGGACGAAGTCCTGGTCCATGACGGCGAGCGCCTCGACCCGGACGATGCGGGCCATCAGCAGCGCCGGGCCGAGCGCCAGCGCCACGACCGGCAGCACGTACGACGCCGCGTCGCTGCGCCCCGCCACCGGGAACCAGCCGAGCGTCACCCCGAACACGAACACCAGGCCGACGGCGAGCAGGAACTCCGGGATCGCCGCCGCCACCGCGCTGGTGGAGGTGAAGCCGAGCTCCGCGCCGCGCCGGCGCCCGCCCCTGGTCAGCACGGCCATGGCCAGGCCCAGCGGGATCGCGACGAGCATGACGACGACGAACGCGGCCACCGCGAGCGACGCCGTCGCCGGCAGCCGCTGCCCGATCGTCTCCGACACCGGCATGCCCGACGTCATCGAGACGCCGAGGTCGCCGGCGAACAGCGACCGCACGTAGTCCACGAACTGCACGGCGATCGGGTCGTTCAGCCCGAGGGCCTCGCGCCGCGCCTCCACGAGGTCCGGCGGGGCGGTGAGGCCGAGCGCGGCCCGCACCGGGTCGCCGGGGATCAGGTGGATCATCAGGAACGCCAGCGCCACCAGCACCGCCAGCGACACCAGCAGCCGCCCGGCCCGGCGCAGCAGGAACCGGGCCCACGGGTTGCCCACCCACGCGGAGACCCGCGTCCGCGTGGGTGGGGCGACGAGGTGCGCCGACGTCACGAGGCCGTCAGCCGCAGCGTCGGTGGGATGAGGCCGTCGGAGCCGATGGCCGCGGTGGCGCCGGCGAGGAAGAACGGGATCGTCTCGTCGGCGAAGATCAGCACGTCGTTCGCGGCGAACAGCGCCTCCTCGGCCTCCTGCCACTTCGGGCAGCTGTCCTGGCCGGACAGCCCCATCGCCTCGGCGACGGCGGCGTCGTACTCCGGGTTGTCGAGGTGCGCCAGGTTGGTGCCGCCGTCGGCCGGAACCGGACCGGACAGGAACGGCACGATCTGGTTGGGCAGGCGCAGGTTCACCGGCAGCAGCGCGGCGTCCCACGACCCGGTCGCGAAGACCACCTCGTTGTACTCGGTGGGCGCCAGGCCGCGGGCCGTGGTGGGCACGCCGGCCTCGGTCCAGGTCGACGCGATCAGCTCGGCCGCCGCGACATTCGTGTCGCCGCGCGTGCTGTTGTAGATCAGGTCGATCTCGAGGCCGCTGCCCTCCAGCACCGCGGCGGCGGCCTCGGTGTCCTGCTCCGGGAGGTTGCCGTCGACGGCGTCGTACTGGCAGGCCGCCGGCGCGAGGATCGTGAGCGACTCCGATCGCTGGCCCTGGCCGCCGGTGATGACCGACATCAGCTCCTCGTAGTCCAGCGCTTGCGCGAGCGCCGCGCGGACCTCGTCGTCGGCGCCCGGGTGCCCCTCACCCTGGTTGAAGAAGATCTCGCCGACGATCGCCCGCAGCGCGAGCTGCTCGTAGGTCTCCTCCAGCCGCTGCCGGTCCGGGCCGGTGACGGAGGCGGAGTTCAGCTCGCCGGAGACCATGAGGTTCGCCACGGTCGACTCGTTCGCGATGACCCGGACGTTCACCGTGGCCGGCGTGCCCGCGTCCGCCGCCGCGGCGCCGTCGGGGCCCCAGGCGTAGTCGTCGCGGCGCGCGAACGTGTAGTGGTCCTCTCGGACCACCTCGGTGAACTCGAACATGCCGGTGCCGACGCCGCCGTCCTCGAGCAGGCTGGGGTCGTCCAGGCCGGCCTTGCAGACGACGAACAGCTCACCGGTGCTCTGCAGCAGGAACGGGTCCGGCGCCGCGGCGGTCAGCGTGACGGTGCGTGCGGCGTCGTCAGCGGTCGCGGTGAGCCCCGGCGGCACCATGACGCCGAGCATCGGCGACTGGTTGGCGGGATCGGCGATGAACTGGAAGTTCGCGGCGACGTCGGTCGCGGTCAGCGGCGACCCGTCGGAGCAGGTGATGCCGTCGCGCAGGGTGTAGGTGACGGTGTCGGGCGTGACGTCCCAGGACTCCGCCAGCCACGGCAGTTCCTCGCCGTCGGTGGTGAAGTAGACCAGCTTGTCGTACAGGTACGCGTCGATGGCGCGGGTCGCCGACAGCGCCGTCAGGTGCGGGTGCAGGTTGCCCGGATCGGCGGCGACGGCGGTCGTGAAGGCGCCGTCGGCGACGGGCTCGGCGTCCCCACCCGACGCGCCCGACCCGCCGGCGCTGTCGCCGTCGGAGCCGCCGCACGCCGCGAGGAGCAGTGTCAGGGCCGCGGCGAACGCGACCTTCGGGCCGATGCGCATGACCATCTCCTTCGGAGGGGCGGTGATCCGCACGAATTCCCTTTCCCTCGTGGGACTTGCCGCAGCCTGGACCTCGCGGTCGGCTGGGCACAGCCTCGCGCTGTGGCAAGGGTCACGTCTTTGTCCGATCCGACGACCCCCGCCGGCAGAACTCGTCGGGGCGGACGGACGCTCGGGCGGCCGCCGTCAGGCGCGCAGGACCCGCCCGGCCCGCTCGCCGCCGAAGGTGCCGCCGTCGACGACCACCCGGCCGCCGAGGACGACGGTCTCGATGCCCTCGGGGGTCACGGCGGGGTCGGTGTAGGTGCCGGCGTGGCCGATGCGCTCCGGGTCGAAGACGGTGACGTCGCCGTGCGCGCCGGGCAGCAGCACACCCCGTCCGGCCAGCCCGAACTGGCGCGCGATGAGGCTGGTCGCCTTGCGGATCGCCTCTTCCCACCTGAGCACCCGCCGCTCGCGCACGTAGGTGCCCAGCACGCGCGGGAAGCAGCCGTAGGTGCGCGGGTGCTGCAGGCCCAGGGGCGGGCCGTTGTCCGAGCCGATGCCGACCAGCGGGCTGGCCATGATGGCGCGGACGTCCGGCTCGGCCATCATCTCGATGACGATCATGGCGGCGGGGTCGGCGGCGACGAGGTCGCAGAGAGTGTCGAACGGGTCGGTTCCGTCGTCGGCCGCCGCGAGGTCGGCGACGGTGCGGCCGACGGCGGCCGGGTCGCGGTGGCCGGTGACGATGACCTGCGCCGGGGTGGTCGCGGCCCACATGCCGTCGCCGGGGTCGCCGCGCTCGGCGTCGGCCCGCAGCGCGACGCGGTAGGCGGGGTCGGCCAGCCGGGCGGTCATCGCGGCGGCGCCGCCCTCGGCCGCGCGGTTGGGCAGCAGCGCGAGCAGCACCGTCCCGCCGGCGAGGTACGGGTACTGGTCGCCCATGGCGTCGACGCCGGCCAGCCGGGCTCGTTCGATGCGTTCCAGGAGGGCTGCGCTCTTGCCGTGGTTGGCCCGGCCGGCGGCCTTGCAGTGCGAGATCTGCAGCCGCACGCCGCCGGCCCGCGCGACGGCGACGGCCTCGTCGATGGCCTCCTCGACGTGACGGCCCTCGTCACGCATGTGGGTGGCGTAGGTGCGGCCATAGGCGCCGGCGACGCGGGCGATCGCCTCGAGCTCGGCCAGGTCGGCGAAGCAGCCCGGCGGGTAGATGAGCCCGGTCGAGAAGCCGACGGCGCCGGCCTCGAACGCCTCGGCGGCCAGCGCCTGCATACGCTCGACGGCGCCGGGGCGCAGCTCGTCGCCGGCGCCGTTGGCGGTGAGCCGCAGCGTGTGGTGCCCGACCAGATAGGCCAGGTGGTTGGTGGGGCCGTGCCGCTCGACCAGATCGAGGAAGGCCGCGAACGAGCCGGGCGGGGAGGGGATGGCGCACGCCAGCTCGCCGTACATGGCGTCGACGACGGCCGCGGACGTCTCGTCCAGCGGGGCGAAGCTGAACCCGCAGTTGCCCGCGACCTCGGTGGTGACGCCCTGCAGCAGCTTGAACGGCTGCGCGTCGGCCATCAGCGGGACCATGTCGCTGTGCGAGTGGGCGTCGACGAAGCCCGGCGCGACGTACAGGCCGGCGCAGTCGACGACGCGGGCGCCGGTCTCGTGGGCGGCCGCCCCGGGCGCGACCGCGCGGATGACGCCGTCGGCGATGACGACATCGGCCACCACGCCGGGCGAGCCGAGGCCGTCGAACACGGTGCCGCCGCGCAGGACGAGGGTGTCAGTCATGGGCGGGAGTCAACCGCGTACGGGGTCCGGCGTCTTCGTCGGATCGGCCAAGGTCTACCGCAGACGTCAGGCGGACTTCTCGCGGCGCTCGCGCTTGCGCGGGCCCTCGCGCGGGACCAGCGTCGGCAGCACGTTCGCGTCGACCACGTCGCGGGTGATGACCACCCGGGCCACGTCGTCGCGCGACGGCACCTCGTACATCACGTGCAGCAGCACCTCTTCGAGGATCGCCCTGAGTCCCCGCGCACCCGTGCCACGCAGCAGCGCCAGGTCCGCGACCGCCTCGATCGCGTCGTCGGTGAACTCCAGCTCCACGTGATCGAGCTCGAACAACCGCATGTACTGCTTCACCAGCGCGTTGCGCGGCTCGGACAGGATCCGGATCAGCGCCGCCCGGTCCAGCGGCGACACCGTCGTGATGACCGGCAGCCGGCCGATGAACTCCGGGATCAGCCCGAACTTCAGCAGATCCTCCGGCATGACCTCGCCGAAGGTGTTGACCGCCTCGCGCTCGGACTTGGACTGGATCTGCGCGCCGAAGCCCAGGCCGCGCTTGCCGATGCGGCCCTGGATGATGTCGTCGAGCCCGGCGAACGCGCCACCCACGATGAACAGCACGTTGGTGGTGTCGATCTGGATGAACTCCTGGTGCGGGTGCTTGCGCCCGCCCTGCGGCGGCACCGACGCCGTCGTGCCCTCGAGGATCTTCAGCAGCGCCTGCTGCACGCCCTCGCCGGACACGTCCCGCGTGATCGACGGGTTCTCGCTCTTACGGGCGATCTTGTCGACCTCGTCGATGTAGATGATGCCGGTCTCGGCCTTCTTCACGTCGTAGTCCGCGGCCTGGATCAGCTTCAGCAGGATGTTCTCGACATCCTCACCCACATACCCGGCCTCGGTCAGCGCGGTGGCGTCGGCGATGGCGAACGGCACGTTCAGCATCTTCGCCAGCGTCTGCGCCAGGTAGGTCTTGCCGCACCCCGTCGGGCCGATGAGCAGGATGTTCGACTTCGACAGCTCGACGGCGTCGTCCTTGCCGTGGCCGCGGGCGGCGGCGGACTGGCGCGCCTGGACCCGCTTGTAGTGGTTGTAGACGGCGACGGACAGCGCCTTCTTGGCGACGTCCTGGCCGATGACGTACTGCTCGAGGAACTCGTAGATCTCGCGCGGCTTCGGCAGCTCGGACAGCCCGCCGGCCTCGGCGGTCTCGCTGAGCTCCTCTTCGATGATCTCGTTGCAGAGATCGATGCACTCGTCGCAGATGTAGACCCCGGGGCCTGCGATGAGCTTCTTGACCTGCTTCTGGCTCTTACCGCAGAACGAGCACTTGAGCAGGTGGTCAGCGTCGCCGATGCGTGCCACGCGGTACGTCCTTCCGTCTTCAGCTGCGATCTCGGCCGTGCGGCCGAGGATCCACGGAGCGAGCCGTTGGTCCCGGGCCCTGGTCGCGGATCGACGTCGTGCGTATCGCCGGCCCTCGCGAGCCCTGCGTTGCCTTCGACGTTACAACGTCTGGCGCGCAAACGGGCACCCGGAGAGCGGATCGGGCCCGGCGCGTCGTGGCCGGGCCCGATCCGAAGGAGGTCAGCTGACGAGGCTGGCCTTGCGCGACGCGGTGAAGTTGTCGACGAGGCCGTAGTCGATGGCCTCCTGCGTCGTCAGGATCTTGTCGCGCTCGATGTCCGTGCGGACCTGCTCGAGGCTGCGGCCGGAGTGGTCGGAGAGCATCTTCTCCAGCAGCGCCCGCATGCGCAGGATCTCGTTCGCCTGGATCTCGATGTCGCTGGCCTGACCGTAGGTGCCCTCGGTGTAGGGCTGGTGGATGAGGATGCGCGCGTTCGGCACCGCCAGCCGCTTGCCGGGGGCGCCGGCCGCCAGCAGCACCGCCGCCGCGGACGCCGCCTGACCCATGCACACCGTCCGGACGTCCGGCTTGATGAACTGCATGGTGTCGTAGATGGTCGTCATGGCTGTGAAGGATCCACCGGGCGAGTTGATGTAGATCTCGATGTCGCGGTCGGGCTCCATCGACTCGAGGCAGATCAGCTGCGCCATGACGGCGTTGGCGACGTCGTCGGTGATGGGGGTGCCGAGGAAGATGATGCGCTCCTCGAACAGCTTGCCGTACGGGTCGATCCGCCGGAAGCCGTAGGACGTGCGCTCCTCCCACTGCGGGATGTAGTAGTTCACTGGGTCTCCTCTGTCGGGATGGTCGCTCGTGTGGCTCGTGGGGGGGCGCGGCCGGGTCAGGCCGTGCCGCCGCCCTGGGAGACCTGCGAGGCGCTCTCGACCACGTGGTCGACGAAGCCGTACTCGAGCGCCTCCTGCGGCGTGAAGTAGCGGTCGCGGTCGGAGTCGGCCTCGATGCGCTCGATCGGCTGGCCGGTGTGGTGCGCGATGAGCTCGGCCATCTCGCGCTTGGTCCGCAGCATGGCCTCGGCCTGGATGCGGATGTCGCTGGCCGAGCCGCCCATGCCGCCGGACGGCTGGTGCATGAGGATGCGGGCGTGCGGCAGGGCGTAGCGCTTGCCGGGCGCACCGGCGCAGAGCAGGAACTGGCCCATCGACGCCGCGAAGCCCATGGCCAGCGTCACCACGTCGGGCTTGACGTACTGCATGGTGTCGTAGATGGCCATGCCCGCGGACACCGAGCCGCCGGGCGAGTTGATGTAGAGGTTGATGTCGCGCTCAGGGTCCTCGGCCGCCAGCAGCAGCAGCTGCGCGCAGATGGCGTTGGCGTTCTCGTCGCGGACCTCGGAGCCGAGGAAGATGATGCGCTCCTTCAGCAGCCGGTTGTAGATGTGGTCGTCCAGACCACCGACGGCTGGTGCGGGCGCGTGGGCCTGAATGAGGGACGGGCCCGACGTCTCGGGGCGTGTGCTCACCGTGATCTCCTTGGGGCTTGCTGACTGGTCGTCGAGACCGTTGGTTCGTGTGTCTTCTTCGTTGTGCCAACGACAGTAACCACAAAGGCCGTGGCGACCATCCGCCGCATGGCCGGTGTTCGCTGACGGCGTGCGCCGCGACCTCATATGGTGCGCAAACGCGATCAGGTGACCAGCCGTGGGCGTGGTCACCTGATCGCGTGTGGTCCTGCGTTCTGCGCGGCCCTGCGTCAGGCCTTCTTCTCGTCCTCGGCGTCGGCCGTGTCCTCGGCAGCCGTGTCGTCGTCGGCCGCGGCCTCGTCGGCGGCGTCGGCCGCCGTCTCGGTGTCGGCCGCCGTGTCGTCGAGCTCGGCGAACTCGAAGGTGCCGTCGACGGCCGGGGCGGCGACGGCGCCGAGCTCGTCGAGGTCGGCCAGGGTGCCGTCCTCGCGCAGCCGGTTCAGCTCGACGGCGTTGCCGGAGGCGTCGCTGACCTTGGCCTTCTCGACCGCGAGGGCCAGCGCCTTGCCGCGCGCGACGTCGGCGACGACGGCGGGCAGGTTGCCCTGGTCGACCAGCTGCTGGGCGAGCTGGTTCGGGTCGATGCGCGAGCGCATGGCCTGCTGGATGATGTACGAGCTGAGCTCGTCCTGCGAGACCTCGATGCTCTCGGTCTTCACCAGCTCGTCGAGCACGAACTGCGAGGTGAGGTTCTCGCGCAGCTGCTTCTCGAAGTCGGCGCGGTGGTCCTCGTCGCCGTGGCCGTCGGACAGGTGGTCCTCGATCTGCGCCGAGATGAGCTCCTCGGGCAGCGGGATGTCGCCGGCCTTCTCGATGAGCTGGGCGAGCACCTTGTCGCGGGCGGCCATGGCCTGCTCGATGCGCTTGCCGTTGAGCGACTGCTCGCGGATGTCGGCGCGCAGCTCGTCGAGGGTGTCGAACTCGCTGGCCAGCTGGGCGAACTCGTCGTCGAGCTCGGGGAGCTGCTGCTCCTTGACGGCGTTGACCGTCACCTCGACGTCGACCTCTTCGCCCTCGTGGGTGCCGACCAGCGTCGTCTTGAAGGACTTGGACTCGCCCGCGGACATCCCGGCCAGGGCCTCGTCGAGCCCGTCGACCATGCCGCCGCGCCCGATCTGGTACGACACGCCACTGGCCTGGCCGCCGTCGACCGGCTCGCCGCCGTTCGTCGCGTTGAGGTCGATCTGGACGAAGTCGCCGTCGGCGGCCGCCCGCTCGACCGTCACCAGCGTGCCGAACCGCGCCCGCAGCACGTCGATGCGCTCGGTGAGGTCGTCGTCGCCGACGGTGATGTCGTCGACCTGGACCTCCAGGCCCTCCCACTCGGGCAGCGTGATCTTCGGCTTGACCGTCACCTCGGCCGTGAACTTGAGGTCCTCGCCCTCGCCGAACTGCGGCTGGTCGATGTCGGGCTGGGCCAGCGGCGTCAGCTCGTTCTCGCGCATGGCGTCCTGGTAGATCTGCGGGATCGCCTCGTTGACGGCCTCTTCGAGCACCGCCGGCCGCCCGATGCGCTGGTCGATGACCATGGGCGGCACCTTGCCCTTGCGGAACCCCGGCACCGTCACCTGGGCGGCGATCCGCTTGTACGCGGACTGGATGTTCGACTCAAGCTCGGCGAAGGGAACCTCGACCGCGAGCCGGACCCTGGTCGGGTTGAGGGTCTCGACGACGCTCTTCACGCTGACGTGTCTCCTGTGTGGGATGGTGTCGGGCACGATCGCAACGGCCGTGCATGGTCGTGTTGCTGTCGGTGTTGCGAAGGCGGGCTGGTCGGGGCGACAGGACTCGAACCTGCGATCTCCTGCTCCCAAAGCAGGCGCGCTAGCCACTACGCTACGCCCCGGGTGCCCGGACAAGTCTAGGCCAGATCACAGGGTACCCTGTTCCGCGGGGCCCTTGGCCCTACGCGGGTGTAGCTCAATGGTAGAGCCCCAGCCTTCCAAGCTGGTCATGCGGGTTCGATTCCCGTCACCCGCTCCATTTCTGCCCCGCAGCTCAGCGGGTACGTGCTCCGTCATCGCCACCTCTCAGGACGCCATTTCGGCATCATCGTGCCCGTCGCGTGCCCGTTCATCGGCCTGAGGCCGTTCACGTAGGTAGGCCTGGGCGAGGGCGTCCAGCGCCGCGGCGAGGGCGTGATCACGCTCCCTGGTGGCGTGCTGGTAGATCATCGCCGCGCGAGGGCTGGCGTGCCCGAGGCGTTCCATCAGCTCGCGCAGACTGGCCCCCGTTGTCGCGGCGAGCGTCGCGCCGGTGTGCCGAAGGTCGTGGAAGTGCAGCTCCGGGACACCGGCCGCGGTCGCCGCCTGACGCCAGACGGTGTGGAAGTTCGTTCGCGTCGGTGTCGCGCCCTTCGGGCCGATGAACACACGGCCGTCCGGTCCCGGCTCGGCGAACTCGGTCAGGTGCGACCGCAGCTCCGGGACGATGACCTCCGGGATGGCGATGACGCGTCGGCCGGCGGCTGTCTTGGGCGTCGAGACGATCTGCTTGCCCTTGACCTGCTGCACCGCTCGCTCGATCCGCACCGTCCGCTCGTCCAGGTCGACGTCGAGCCGTCGCAGGCCCATCAGCTCACCCCACCTCAGCGTTCCGAACGCCGCCAGCAGCACGAGCGCCCGATAGCGGGGCTGGATCGCGTCGGCGATGGCGAACACCTCGGCCAGCGTCGCGGTCCTGCGCTCCGGGCTGGCCTCTGTCCCCGCGCCCTTGATCTGGCACGGGTTCCGGCGGATCAGGCCGTCTTCCACCGCCGTCGCCATGACGGTCTTCAGCAGGCGATAGGCCTTCGCGACGGTCACCGGCCCGACCCCGTCGTCCAGGCGTTCCTTCCGCCAGCTCCGCACCCGCGCCGGGGTGAGGTCACCGAGGCCGAGCCTGCCGAGCTGGGGTGCGATGTGCAGCCGCAGCAGACCTTCGTACAGCTCCACCGTGCGAGGCCGCAGGTTCGGCCGTTCGACGATCCACGCCGCCGCGAACTCCCTCAGCGGGATCATCGCGCCCGCCGGGTCGAGCCAGTCACCGCGGCGGATCTCCAGCTCCTTGTCTGCCAGCCACACGTTCGCATCAGTCTTGGTCGCGAACGTGTACGGCGCGGGCCGATCCTGACCGTCCGGGCCGTGATATCGAGCCTGGAACCGGCCCGAGGGCAACTTCCGCACCCGCCCGAACCGCCGCCGCGCCGCCATCAGAGCACCCGCCCATACGGATCCTTGCGAGTACGCCGAGTCGCCTCCACCGTCCGCTCCTCCACCCACGCGGCAAGCGCGGACGACGGGATCCGGACGAGCCGACCGACCTTCACGAAGTCGATACGGCGCTCAGCGATCAGCCGCCGGGGAAACCGCGGCCCGGTACCGAGCAGCTCGGCAGCCTCTTCCACGGTCAACAGCCGATCCATCATGATCGTTCCTCTCTGTCATGCCGCCGGGGTAGCGGCAGGTTGTGCGGTTGCCGAAAGCTCCAGCGCCGCAGGTCCGGCGCGGGTCTTCGCGTCCTCGTACTGGGCTCGCCAGCGCTGTTTCTGGGCGATGGCGTGGCTGATGAGGCGGGCGTAGGACGGGCCGTCGACGTCGCCGGGGTGGGTGACGGTCCAGACGAACCGCGGCCTGCCGTCGGGCGTGGT
This genomic window contains:
- a CDS encoding N-acyl-D-amino-acid deacylase family protein; protein product: MTDTLVLRGGTVFDGLGSPGVVADVVIADGVIRAVAPGAAAHETGARVVDCAGLYVAPGFVDAHSHSDMVPLMADAQPFKLLQGVTTEVAGNCGFSFAPLDETSAAVVDAMYGELACAIPSPPGSFAAFLDLVERHGPTNHLAYLVGHHTLRLTANGAGDELRPGAVERMQALAAEAFEAGAVGFSTGLIYPPGCFADLAELEAIARVAGAYGRTYATHMRDEGRHVEEAIDEAVAVARAGGVRLQISHCKAAGRANHGKSAALLERIERARLAGVDAMGDQYPYLAGGTVLLALLPNRAAEGGAAAMTARLADPAYRVALRADAERGDPGDGMWAATTPAQVIVTGHRDPAAVGRTVADLAAADDGTDPFDTLCDLVAADPAAMIVIEMMAEPDVRAIMASPLVGIGSDNGPPLGLQHPRTYGCFPRVLGTYVRERRVLRWEEAIRKATSLIARQFGLAGRGVLLPGAHGDVTVFDPERIGHAGTYTDPAVTPEGIETVVLGGRVVVDGGTFGGERAGRVLRA
- a CDS encoding ABC transporter substrate-binding protein — its product is MRIGPKVAFAAALTLLLAACGGSDGDSAGGSGASGGDAEPVADGAFTTAVAADPGNLHPHLTALSATRAIDAYLYDKLVYFTTDGEELPWLAESWDVTPDTVTYTLRDGITCSDGSPLTATDVAANFQFIADPANQSPMLGVMVPPGLTATADDAARTVTLTAAAPDPFLLQSTGELFVVCKAGLDDPSLLEDGGVGTGMFEFTEVVREDHYTFARRDDYAWGPDGAAAADAGTPATVNVRVIANESTVANLMVSGELNSASVTGPDRQRLEETYEQLALRAIVGEIFFNQGEGHPGADDEVRAALAQALDYEELMSVITGGQGQRSESLTILAPAACQYDAVDGNLPEQDTEAAAAVLEGSGLEIDLIYNSTRGDTNVAAAELIASTWTEAGVPTTARGLAPTEYNEVVFATGSWDAALLPVNLRLPNQIVPFLSGPVPADGGTNLAHLDNPEYDAAVAEAMGLSGQDSCPKWQEAEEALFAANDVLIFADETIPFFLAGATAAIGSDGLIPPTLRLTAS
- a CDS encoding dipeptide/oligopeptide/nickel ABC transporter permease/ATP-binding protein; the encoded protein is MGRDQWKAALHNPVGAVAAGLLVLLAILAIVAPLLWGDAAEETDPAALSQGSTAEHPLGTDALGRDIMLRVLVATRYSLGLALLATAICVVVGVLLGVLPAVLGRRAGRLVTGTVNLAVAFPGLLLALFFAVIFGVGARGAVLAIGLAGAPSFARLVQTNVAAVSGRDFVAAARVAGVGRFRLIVRHLLPNVGEPLVVNATVLAGGALLAFAGLSFLGLGVQPPAYDWGRLLGEGLDRIYINPAAALAPGVAVVVAGLAFTLLGESIAQVVGVRAVRRRRPPEGTASAAAPAAPAQGDGSAVLVADDLRVGFPAPGGWTHPVDGVSLTVRRGETVGIVGESGSGKSLTALAAAQLAPDDAHVTAARLEVAGAEPRGRPEAEVRELLGTKVAMVFQDPMTSFNPSMRVGAQLAEVTRVHEGQGRRAALARAVDRLRTVRVPAPERRARQYPHEFSGGMRQRAMIAMGLMSTPELIIADEPTTALDVTVQRQVLRLLKDVQSDTGAAVVLISHDIAVVAQVCERVVVMYAGRVVEELPVGQLGAAAHPYTRALLASVPDLATNRERPLATIPGRPPDPADRPEGCAFAPRCGFADDACRVRPSLAAAGSVPGQRAACWHPRTQPLDLALDALDTAGGRA
- a CDS encoding oligopeptide/dipeptide ABC transporter ATP-binding protein; this translates as MRELSFEGTTVRFGTGRSALTAVDGVDLTVPAGSVVGLVGESGSGKSTLAKAAVGLVPTTSGEIRLDGAPLRTRRERRRLQLVFQDPHASLDPRMTVGESIAEALRGRRGRTARAAEVARLLELVDLDPARARSLPSGLSGGQRQRVALARALAAEPEVVLADEITSALDVSVQGAVLNLVRDLQRRLGLTMLFISHDLSVVRYVSDVIAVMYLGRIVEAGPADAVLSAPKHPYTRTLLDAAPAFGVGLDDPVPADDQRLDTEAPSPHDPPQGCRFHRRCPIGPLTRPERTICAEADPQTGAADRPHRSACHFATDLMEVPAP
- a CDS encoding ABC transporter permease; the encoded protein is MTSAHLVAPPTRTRVSAWVGNPWARFLLRRAGRLLVSLAVLVALAFLMIHLIPGDPVRAALGLTAPPDLVEARREALGLNDPIAVQFVDYVRSLFAGDLGVSMTSGMPVSETIGQRLPATASLAVAAFVVVMLVAIPLGLAMAVLTRGGRRRGAELGFTSTSAVAAAIPEFLLAVGLVFVFGVTLGWFPVAGRSDAASYVLPVVALALGPALLMARIVRVEALAVMDQDFVRTARAKRLPPLRAYLRHVFPNALTSTLTIGGLLLSGMIVGTVLVENVFAWPGMGMTIVSSILSKDYPVVQGIVLVYGAAVLLVNLVVDVLLALADPRSTIREG